The Phycisphaeraceae bacterium genome has a window encoding:
- a CDS encoding ankyrin repeat domain-containing protein — protein sequence MRRSVASCLVLLASVMVAAPSSAQDTLPQRQVTDIDDSTSTGARYLRITPTVLDFGEVDRGETFRRMVQLTNISSEPIRIVRAFTTCNCTVPSIPDKPIPPGATVEVAVEFASKSVGPFGSTARFVLADQKGDVQLAIAANVRSPLTVEPAMFEPDADKDQVIRIRATDGKPFSLLAADPGILEGVDRQPRVEHEVRLTAVKLRQLQHRLNLIRIYTDHPRMDSLMIRSSRLETTGPTKRLIEWAKGSGELGDLGDILDEGADLMEADQQGLTALFHAAMTGHTDRLKALLEFGADPHATARDGRTVLIAAAMSNRSHPSTLTLLLEAGLNVNAVDQFGRNALYWSARMGTPETIALLLEAGADPYARGPFSETALMSAVKSGQIDNVRALVEAGAELHAADRKGHNALHHAVVLMGASRGAEQAKRQQIVEYLKAEMAKKGG from the coding sequence ATGCGCCGATCCGTCGCTTCGTGCCTCGTCCTTCTGGCGTCCGTCATGGTCGCCGCTCCATCATCGGCCCAGGACACGCTTCCGCAGCGCCAGGTCACCGACATCGACGACTCGACCTCCACCGGCGCCAGGTATCTCCGCATCACCCCCACCGTGCTGGATTTCGGCGAAGTGGATCGCGGTGAGACCTTCCGCAGGATGGTGCAGCTGACGAACATCTCGTCGGAGCCCATCCGCATCGTGCGCGCCTTCACCACCTGCAACTGCACCGTGCCCAGCATTCCGGACAAGCCCATTCCGCCGGGTGCGACGGTGGAGGTGGCGGTCGAGTTCGCCTCCAAGAGCGTCGGCCCGTTCGGCTCCACCGCGCGATTCGTGCTGGCGGATCAGAAGGGCGACGTGCAGCTCGCCATCGCCGCCAACGTGCGCTCCCCCCTGACGGTTGAGCCGGCCATGTTCGAGCCGGACGCCGACAAGGATCAGGTCATCCGCATTCGCGCCACCGACGGCAAGCCCTTCTCGCTGCTGGCGGCGGACCCAGGCATTCTCGAAGGCGTCGATCGCCAGCCGCGCGTGGAGCACGAAGTGCGTCTCACCGCGGTGAAACTCCGCCAGTTGCAGCACCGGCTCAACCTGATCCGAATCTACACCGACCATCCGCGCATGGACTCGCTCATGATCCGCTCGTCGCGGCTGGAGACGACCGGCCCCACCAAGCGGCTCATCGAATGGGCCAAGGGCTCGGGCGAACTGGGCGACCTGGGCGACATTCTGGACGAGGGCGCCGACCTCATGGAGGCGGATCAGCAGGGTCTAACCGCCCTCTTCCACGCCGCCATGACCGGCCACACCGATCGGCTCAAGGCCCTGCTGGAGTTCGGGGCGGACCCGCACGCCACCGCCCGCGACGGGCGCACCGTGCTCATCGCCGCCGCCATGTCCAACCGATCCCACCCATCCACGCTGACCCTGCTGCTCGAGGCGGGTCTGAACGTCAACGCGGTCGACCAGTTCGGGCGCAACGCGCTCTACTGGTCGGCCCGCATGGGAACGCCTGAAACCATCGCGCTGCTGCTCGAGGCCGGGGCCGATCCGTACGCCCGCGGCCCCTTCAGCGAGACCGCGCTCATGTCCGCCGTGAAGTCCGGCCAGATCGACAACGTGCGGGCGCTCGTCGAGGCGGGCGCGGAACTGCACGCCGCCGACCGCAAGGGGCACAACGCGCTGCATCACGCCGTGGTGCTCATGGGCGCCTCGCGCGGCGCCGAGCAGGCCAAGCGGCAGCAGATCGTGGAGTATCTCAAGGCCGAGATGGCGAAGAAGGGCGGGTGA